In the genome of Aptenodytes patagonicus chromosome 18, bAptPat1.pri.cur, whole genome shotgun sequence, one region contains:
- the GSN gene encoding gelsolin isoform X1, translated as MGKQDFNYIFLTIFCTMALKLNCVSSMTVAGLGYVVTAAVVLSAVPVSMVEHAEFLKAGKEPGLQIWRIEKFDLVPVPKNLYGDFFTGDSYLVLNTIKQRSGNLQYDLHFWLGDESSQDERGAAAIFTVQMDDYLQGKAVQHREVQGHESPTFLGYFKSGIKYKAGGVASGFRHVVPNEVTVQRLLQVKGRRTVRATEVPVTWESFNTGDCFILDLGSNIFQWCGSDSNRQERLKATVLAKGIRDNERNGRAKVYVSEEGSEREEMLQVLGPKPSLPPGASDETRTDTANRKLAKLYKVSNGAGNMAVSLVADENPFSQAALSTDDCFILDHGTDGKIFVWKGKSANSEEKKAALKTASEFIDKMGYPKHTQVQVLPESGETPLFKQFFKNWRDKDQTEGLGQAYISGHVAKIEKVPFDAATLHTSKAMAAQHGMEDDGSGRKQIWRIEGSEKVPVDPSTYGQFYGGDSYIILYNYQHAGKQGQIIYTWQGADSTRDEIATSAFLTVQLDEELGGSPVQKRVVQGKEPPHLMSMFGGKPLIVYKGGTSREGGQTAPAETRLFQIRSSTSGATRAVELDPTASQLNSNDAFVLKTPSAAYLWVGQGASNAEKSGAQELLKTLGARPVQVSEGREPDNFWAALGGKVPYRTSPRLKDRKMDAHPPRLFACSNKSGRFVIEEVPGDLTQDDLATDDVMLLDTWDQVFVWIGKDAQEEEKTEALKSAKRYIETDPASRDKRTPVTVVKQGFEPPTFSGWFLGWDDDYWSVDPLQRAMADVDV; from the exons ATGGGCAAACAGGACTTCAATTATATTTTTCTCACCATTTTTTGCACAATGGCTCTGAAGCTGAACTGTGTTAGCTCCATGACTGTTGCAGGGCTTGGATATGTTGTTACAGCAGCTGTTGTGCTTTCAGCTGTG CCTGTCAGCATGGTGGAACACGCTGAGTTTTTGAAGGCTGGGAAGGAACCTGGCCTTCAGATTTGGAGGATCGAGAAATTTGATTTGGTACCAGTGCCAAAAAATCTGTATGGAGACTTCTTCACAGGAGATTCCTATCTGGTGCTGAATACCATCAAACAGCGGAGTGGGAACCTCCAGTACGATTTGCATTTCTGGTTAG GAGATGAAAGCTCTCAAGATGAGCGTGGGGCAGCTGCCATATTCACTGTCCAGATGGATGACTACCTTCAAGGGAAGGCTGTTCAGCATCGCGAAGTGCAAGGCCATGAGTCCCCAACTTTCCTGGGGTACTTCAAATCTGGCATCAAGTACAAG GCTGGTGGCGTGGCTTCTGGCTTCAGACATGTGGTTCCCAACGAAGTGACTGTGCAGAGGCTTCTGCAGGTCAAAGGCAGGCGAACAGTCCGAGCGACGGAGGTCCCTGTGACCTGGGAGAGCTTCAACACAGGGGACTGTTTCATCCTTGACCTTGGCAGT aACATCTTTCAGTGGTGTGGCTCTGACAGCAACCGCCAAGAACGGCTGAAGGCCACTGTGCTGGCCAAGGGGATTCGGGACAATGAGCGGAACGGTCGCGCCAAGGTCTATGTTTCGGAGGAAGGATCAGAGCGGGAGGAAATGCTTCAG gTCCTGGGACCAAAGCCCAGTTTGCCACCAGGAGCTTCTGATGAGACCAGAACTGATACAGCCAATAGAAAGCTGGCTAAGCTCTATAAG GTCTCCAACGGGGCTGGGAACATGGCAGTTTCCCTGGTGGCAGATGAGAACCCCTTCTCCCAGGCAGCCCTGAGTACAGATGACTGCTTCATTCTGGACCATGGCACGGATGGAAAGATCTTTGTTTGGAAAG GCAAGAGTGCCAACTCTGAAGAAAAGAAGGCAGCACTGAAAACAGCTTCTGAGTTCATTGATAAGATGGGTTATCCGAAACATACCCAG GTCCAAGTCCTCcctgagagtggtgagacacctTTGTTTAAGCAATTCTTCAAGAACTGGCGGGACAAGGACCAGACAGAAGGACTGGGGCAGGCTTACATTTCTGGTCACGTTGCCAAGATCGAGAAGGTACCTTTCGATGCTGCCACTCTGCACACCTCCAAGGCCATGGCTGCCCAGCACGGGATGGAGGATGACGGCTCTGGCAGGAAACAG ATTTGGAGAATAGAAGGCTCAGAGAAAGTGCCAGTGGATCCTTCGACATATGGCCAGTTCTACGGAGGGGATAGCTATATTATCTTGTACAATTACCAGCATGCTGGAAAACAGGGACAGATTATTTACACTTG GCAGGGTGCCGATTCCACTCGAGATGAAATTGCGACCTCTGCATTCCTCACAGTACAGCTGGATGAGGAGCTGGGAGGCAGCCCTGTGCAG aaacGAGTAGTGCAAGGAAAAGAGCCACCTCATCTGATGAGTATGTTTGGTGGAAAGCCCTTGATTGTTTACAAGGGTGGAACCTCTAGGGAAGGAGGCCAGACAGCACCTGCAGAAACGCGGCTGTTCCAGATCCGATCCAGCACCTCGGGAGCTACCAGAGCAGTAGAG ctggaTCCTACTGCCAGTCAGCTGAACTCCAATGACGCCTTTGTCCTGAAAACTCCCTCTGCGGCTTACCTTTGGGTTGGCCAAGGAGCCAGCAATGCTGAGAAATCGGGAGCACAAGAGCTGCTGAAGACACTGGGAGCTCGCCCAGTACAGGTTTCTGAGGGCAGAgagccag atAACTTCTGGGCAGCTTTGGGTGGAAAAGTGCCTTACCGTACCTCTCCCCGGCTGAAGGACAGGAAGATGGATGCTCACCCCCCTCGTCTTTTTGCATGCTCCAACAAGAGTGGACGCTTTGTT ATTGAAGAAGTTCCTGGAGATCTGACTCAGGATGACCTTGCTACAGATGATGTTATGCTCCTTGACACATGGGATCAG gTCTTTGTATGGATTGGGAAAGATgcccaagaagaagaaaagactgaGGCTTTGAAATCTG CTAAACGGTACATTGAAACGGATCCGGCCAGCCGCGATAAGAGAACTCCAGTCACAGTTGTTAAGCAAGGGTTCGAGCCGCC
- the GSN gene encoding gelsolin isoform X2, translating to MGMTCFKEASLPVSMVEHAEFLKAGKEPGLQIWRIEKFDLVPVPKNLYGDFFTGDSYLVLNTIKQRSGNLQYDLHFWLGDESSQDERGAAAIFTVQMDDYLQGKAVQHREVQGHESPTFLGYFKSGIKYKAGGVASGFRHVVPNEVTVQRLLQVKGRRTVRATEVPVTWESFNTGDCFILDLGSNIFQWCGSDSNRQERLKATVLAKGIRDNERNGRAKVYVSEEGSEREEMLQVLGPKPSLPPGASDETRTDTANRKLAKLYKVSNGAGNMAVSLVADENPFSQAALSTDDCFILDHGTDGKIFVWKGKSANSEEKKAALKTASEFIDKMGYPKHTQVQVLPESGETPLFKQFFKNWRDKDQTEGLGQAYISGHVAKIEKVPFDAATLHTSKAMAAQHGMEDDGSGRKQIWRIEGSEKVPVDPSTYGQFYGGDSYIILYNYQHAGKQGQIIYTWQGADSTRDEIATSAFLTVQLDEELGGSPVQKRVVQGKEPPHLMSMFGGKPLIVYKGGTSREGGQTAPAETRLFQIRSSTSGATRAVELDPTASQLNSNDAFVLKTPSAAYLWVGQGASNAEKSGAQELLKTLGARPVQVSEGREPDNFWAALGGKVPYRTSPRLKDRKMDAHPPRLFACSNKSGRFVIEEVPGDLTQDDLATDDVMLLDTWDQVFVWIGKDAQEEEKTEALKSAKRYIETDPASRDKRTPVTVVKQGFEPPTFSGWFLGWDDDYWSVDPLQRAMADVDV from the exons CCTGTCAGCATGGTGGAACACGCTGAGTTTTTGAAGGCTGGGAAGGAACCTGGCCTTCAGATTTGGAGGATCGAGAAATTTGATTTGGTACCAGTGCCAAAAAATCTGTATGGAGACTTCTTCACAGGAGATTCCTATCTGGTGCTGAATACCATCAAACAGCGGAGTGGGAACCTCCAGTACGATTTGCATTTCTGGTTAG GAGATGAAAGCTCTCAAGATGAGCGTGGGGCAGCTGCCATATTCACTGTCCAGATGGATGACTACCTTCAAGGGAAGGCTGTTCAGCATCGCGAAGTGCAAGGCCATGAGTCCCCAACTTTCCTGGGGTACTTCAAATCTGGCATCAAGTACAAG GCTGGTGGCGTGGCTTCTGGCTTCAGACATGTGGTTCCCAACGAAGTGACTGTGCAGAGGCTTCTGCAGGTCAAAGGCAGGCGAACAGTCCGAGCGACGGAGGTCCCTGTGACCTGGGAGAGCTTCAACACAGGGGACTGTTTCATCCTTGACCTTGGCAGT aACATCTTTCAGTGGTGTGGCTCTGACAGCAACCGCCAAGAACGGCTGAAGGCCACTGTGCTGGCCAAGGGGATTCGGGACAATGAGCGGAACGGTCGCGCCAAGGTCTATGTTTCGGAGGAAGGATCAGAGCGGGAGGAAATGCTTCAG gTCCTGGGACCAAAGCCCAGTTTGCCACCAGGAGCTTCTGATGAGACCAGAACTGATACAGCCAATAGAAAGCTGGCTAAGCTCTATAAG GTCTCCAACGGGGCTGGGAACATGGCAGTTTCCCTGGTGGCAGATGAGAACCCCTTCTCCCAGGCAGCCCTGAGTACAGATGACTGCTTCATTCTGGACCATGGCACGGATGGAAAGATCTTTGTTTGGAAAG GCAAGAGTGCCAACTCTGAAGAAAAGAAGGCAGCACTGAAAACAGCTTCTGAGTTCATTGATAAGATGGGTTATCCGAAACATACCCAG GTCCAAGTCCTCcctgagagtggtgagacacctTTGTTTAAGCAATTCTTCAAGAACTGGCGGGACAAGGACCAGACAGAAGGACTGGGGCAGGCTTACATTTCTGGTCACGTTGCCAAGATCGAGAAGGTACCTTTCGATGCTGCCACTCTGCACACCTCCAAGGCCATGGCTGCCCAGCACGGGATGGAGGATGACGGCTCTGGCAGGAAACAG ATTTGGAGAATAGAAGGCTCAGAGAAAGTGCCAGTGGATCCTTCGACATATGGCCAGTTCTACGGAGGGGATAGCTATATTATCTTGTACAATTACCAGCATGCTGGAAAACAGGGACAGATTATTTACACTTG GCAGGGTGCCGATTCCACTCGAGATGAAATTGCGACCTCTGCATTCCTCACAGTACAGCTGGATGAGGAGCTGGGAGGCAGCCCTGTGCAG aaacGAGTAGTGCAAGGAAAAGAGCCACCTCATCTGATGAGTATGTTTGGTGGAAAGCCCTTGATTGTTTACAAGGGTGGAACCTCTAGGGAAGGAGGCCAGACAGCACCTGCAGAAACGCGGCTGTTCCAGATCCGATCCAGCACCTCGGGAGCTACCAGAGCAGTAGAG ctggaTCCTACTGCCAGTCAGCTGAACTCCAATGACGCCTTTGTCCTGAAAACTCCCTCTGCGGCTTACCTTTGGGTTGGCCAAGGAGCCAGCAATGCTGAGAAATCGGGAGCACAAGAGCTGCTGAAGACACTGGGAGCTCGCCCAGTACAGGTTTCTGAGGGCAGAgagccag atAACTTCTGGGCAGCTTTGGGTGGAAAAGTGCCTTACCGTACCTCTCCCCGGCTGAAGGACAGGAAGATGGATGCTCACCCCCCTCGTCTTTTTGCATGCTCCAACAAGAGTGGACGCTTTGTT ATTGAAGAAGTTCCTGGAGATCTGACTCAGGATGACCTTGCTACAGATGATGTTATGCTCCTTGACACATGGGATCAG gTCTTTGTATGGATTGGGAAAGATgcccaagaagaagaaaagactgaGGCTTTGAAATCTG CTAAACGGTACATTGAAACGGATCCGGCCAGCCGCGATAAGAGAACTCCAGTCACAGTTGTTAAGCAAGGGTTCGAGCCGCC
- the GSN gene encoding gelsolin isoform X3 has protein sequence MVEHAEFLKAGKEPGLQIWRIEKFDLVPVPKNLYGDFFTGDSYLVLNTIKQRSGNLQYDLHFWLGDESSQDERGAAAIFTVQMDDYLQGKAVQHREVQGHESPTFLGYFKSGIKYKAGGVASGFRHVVPNEVTVQRLLQVKGRRTVRATEVPVTWESFNTGDCFILDLGSNIFQWCGSDSNRQERLKATVLAKGIRDNERNGRAKVYVSEEGSEREEMLQVLGPKPSLPPGASDETRTDTANRKLAKLYKVSNGAGNMAVSLVADENPFSQAALSTDDCFILDHGTDGKIFVWKGKSANSEEKKAALKTASEFIDKMGYPKHTQVQVLPESGETPLFKQFFKNWRDKDQTEGLGQAYISGHVAKIEKVPFDAATLHTSKAMAAQHGMEDDGSGRKQIWRIEGSEKVPVDPSTYGQFYGGDSYIILYNYQHAGKQGQIIYTWQGADSTRDEIATSAFLTVQLDEELGGSPVQKRVVQGKEPPHLMSMFGGKPLIVYKGGTSREGGQTAPAETRLFQIRSSTSGATRAVELDPTASQLNSNDAFVLKTPSAAYLWVGQGASNAEKSGAQELLKTLGARPVQVSEGREPDNFWAALGGKVPYRTSPRLKDRKMDAHPPRLFACSNKSGRFVIEEVPGDLTQDDLATDDVMLLDTWDQVFVWIGKDAQEEEKTEALKSAKRYIETDPASRDKRTPVTVVKQGFEPPTFSGWFLGWDDDYWSVDPLQRAMADVDV, from the exons ATGGTGGAACACGCTGAGTTTTTGAAGGCTGGGAAGGAACCTGGCCTTCAGATTTGGAGGATCGAGAAATTTGATTTGGTACCAGTGCCAAAAAATCTGTATGGAGACTTCTTCACAGGAGATTCCTATCTGGTGCTGAATACCATCAAACAGCGGAGTGGGAACCTCCAGTACGATTTGCATTTCTGGTTAG GAGATGAAAGCTCTCAAGATGAGCGTGGGGCAGCTGCCATATTCACTGTCCAGATGGATGACTACCTTCAAGGGAAGGCTGTTCAGCATCGCGAAGTGCAAGGCCATGAGTCCCCAACTTTCCTGGGGTACTTCAAATCTGGCATCAAGTACAAG GCTGGTGGCGTGGCTTCTGGCTTCAGACATGTGGTTCCCAACGAAGTGACTGTGCAGAGGCTTCTGCAGGTCAAAGGCAGGCGAACAGTCCGAGCGACGGAGGTCCCTGTGACCTGGGAGAGCTTCAACACAGGGGACTGTTTCATCCTTGACCTTGGCAGT aACATCTTTCAGTGGTGTGGCTCTGACAGCAACCGCCAAGAACGGCTGAAGGCCACTGTGCTGGCCAAGGGGATTCGGGACAATGAGCGGAACGGTCGCGCCAAGGTCTATGTTTCGGAGGAAGGATCAGAGCGGGAGGAAATGCTTCAG gTCCTGGGACCAAAGCCCAGTTTGCCACCAGGAGCTTCTGATGAGACCAGAACTGATACAGCCAATAGAAAGCTGGCTAAGCTCTATAAG GTCTCCAACGGGGCTGGGAACATGGCAGTTTCCCTGGTGGCAGATGAGAACCCCTTCTCCCAGGCAGCCCTGAGTACAGATGACTGCTTCATTCTGGACCATGGCACGGATGGAAAGATCTTTGTTTGGAAAG GCAAGAGTGCCAACTCTGAAGAAAAGAAGGCAGCACTGAAAACAGCTTCTGAGTTCATTGATAAGATGGGTTATCCGAAACATACCCAG GTCCAAGTCCTCcctgagagtggtgagacacctTTGTTTAAGCAATTCTTCAAGAACTGGCGGGACAAGGACCAGACAGAAGGACTGGGGCAGGCTTACATTTCTGGTCACGTTGCCAAGATCGAGAAGGTACCTTTCGATGCTGCCACTCTGCACACCTCCAAGGCCATGGCTGCCCAGCACGGGATGGAGGATGACGGCTCTGGCAGGAAACAG ATTTGGAGAATAGAAGGCTCAGAGAAAGTGCCAGTGGATCCTTCGACATATGGCCAGTTCTACGGAGGGGATAGCTATATTATCTTGTACAATTACCAGCATGCTGGAAAACAGGGACAGATTATTTACACTTG GCAGGGTGCCGATTCCACTCGAGATGAAATTGCGACCTCTGCATTCCTCACAGTACAGCTGGATGAGGAGCTGGGAGGCAGCCCTGTGCAG aaacGAGTAGTGCAAGGAAAAGAGCCACCTCATCTGATGAGTATGTTTGGTGGAAAGCCCTTGATTGTTTACAAGGGTGGAACCTCTAGGGAAGGAGGCCAGACAGCACCTGCAGAAACGCGGCTGTTCCAGATCCGATCCAGCACCTCGGGAGCTACCAGAGCAGTAGAG ctggaTCCTACTGCCAGTCAGCTGAACTCCAATGACGCCTTTGTCCTGAAAACTCCCTCTGCGGCTTACCTTTGGGTTGGCCAAGGAGCCAGCAATGCTGAGAAATCGGGAGCACAAGAGCTGCTGAAGACACTGGGAGCTCGCCCAGTACAGGTTTCTGAGGGCAGAgagccag atAACTTCTGGGCAGCTTTGGGTGGAAAAGTGCCTTACCGTACCTCTCCCCGGCTGAAGGACAGGAAGATGGATGCTCACCCCCCTCGTCTTTTTGCATGCTCCAACAAGAGTGGACGCTTTGTT ATTGAAGAAGTTCCTGGAGATCTGACTCAGGATGACCTTGCTACAGATGATGTTATGCTCCTTGACACATGGGATCAG gTCTTTGTATGGATTGGGAAAGATgcccaagaagaagaaaagactgaGGCTTTGAAATCTG CTAAACGGTACATTGAAACGGATCCGGCCAGCCGCGATAAGAGAACTCCAGTCACAGTTGTTAAGCAAGGGTTCGAGCCGCC